Proteins encoded in a region of the Triticum dicoccoides isolate Atlit2015 ecotype Zavitan chromosome 3A, WEW_v2.0, whole genome shotgun sequence genome:
- the LOC119266937 gene encoding putative disease resistance protein RGA4 isoform X1, with product MVTNLVHSFSAFCFVILRNKSPWCFCWISGAEFVCLVATILECLLRSCATKLQNIITNEVILILGVEKELTKVLRRVELIECCLYDAEKRTKELAVNSWLGQLRDVIYEADEILDVVRCKGSKLLPEHPSSSSNKSAAHKVLSVSSSFRNIVPRHDVAVRIRALNKKIEHITKDKIFLTFNSNTQPTGNAPTSKLIRSSDLVEPNFVGKEILYSSRKLVDLVLAHKESKSYKLAIVGTGGVGKTTLAQKIYNDPKIKGSFKKHAWICVSKDYDEIGLLKEVLRNTGVHRKQGETKAELQRKLAETMKGKSFFLVLDDVWRSNVWVDLLRISLHETVAGVILVTTRDDQIAKRIGVEHTHRVDLMSAEVGWELLWKSMHIDDEKKVQNLRNIGIEIVRKCGCLPLAIKVTASALACKDSTENEWKRFLGRYIGSQDMLSDEIEGALYLSYDDLPHHLKQCFLYCGLYVEDSTILRRVITRLWIAEGFVEEQQGQVLEDTAEDYYYELIHRNLLQPDKNNFDLAGCKMHDLLRQLACNISREECFVGDIESLRGEDMSKLRRVTVVPKKDMLVLPSMDKVKVKLRTFITIRGPHRIEDTLFKRFLLLRVLVLNYALVQSFPDYIGELIHLRLLDLDYTGISCLPESIGSLKNLQVLSLRHCKALHSLPLAMTQLCNLRCFFLIGADINHVPKGIGKLKFLNALQGFPVGNGSDNADVQDGWELEELSFVSQMRSLNLNRLKNAAHCTSNTVLADKKHLKVLTLEWTEQREEEYQEEDICNAESVFEQLIPPRNLEQLFIRLYFGRRYPTWFGTTYLCSLVHLAIRYSQSCVDLPPLGQLPNLKYLLIVGSYALTKVGPEFVGYRNRDPICSELVAFPKLEWLIIRDMPNWEEWSSFEEVEEFAVDEGREDGAVETRPEDAQSARLSLLPRLVLLRLENCSKLRTLPRQLGEDTTNLKMLKLIGANNLKAVEDFPHLADLLLIEKCEGMERISNLPQVTKLHVHGCPNLSHVEGLGSLQQLWLGEDMQEVSSRWVPGLQEHHQRLHGEALDVYTLSTS from the coding sequence ATGGTAACAAACCTTGTGCATTCATTTTCAGCTTTCTGTTTTGTCATTCTCCGAAACAAGTCGCCCTGGTGTTTTTGTTGGATATCTGGTGCTGAGTTTGTCTGCTTGGTGGCAACCATACTAGAATGTTTGCTTAGATCATGTGCCACTAAGTTGCAAAATATCATTACTAATGAGGTGATACTGATCCTAGGAGTGGAAAAAGAACTCACAAAAGTATTGCGACGAGTAGAATTAATAGAGTGTTGTTTATATGATGCTGAGAAAAGGACAAAAGAGCTAGCAGTTAACAGTTGGCTTGGTCAACTGAGAGATGTTATATATGAAGCTGATGAAATCTTGGACGTGGTTAGATGTAAAGGAAGCAAGCTACTTCCTGAACATCCTTCATCATCGTCAAACAAATCAGCTGCACATAAAGTCCTTTCAGTTTCCTCTAGCTTCCGTAACATCGTGCCACGTCATGATGTTGCTGTTCGGATTAGAGCACTCAACAAGAAGATAGAGCACATTACAAAGGACAAGATATTCTTAACATTCAATAGTAATACACAACCTACTGGAAATGCTCCAACATCTAAACTGATAAGAAGTTCTGACCTTGTTGAGCCTAACTTTGTGGGAAAGGAGATCTTATATTCTAGCAGGAAGTTGGTGGACTTAGTGCTTGCACACAAGGAAAGTAAGTCTTACAAGCTCGCTATTGTTGGAACCGGAGGAGTTGGTAAGACGacactagctcaaaagatatacaatgacccaaaaataaaaggaaGCTTCAAGAAGCATGCATGGATTTGTGTTTCGAAAGACTACGATGAAATTGGTCTTTTGAAAGAGGTTCTTCGTAATACTGGTGTGCATCGTAAGCAAGGTGAAACCAAAGCAGAGTTGCAGAGAAAGCTTGCAGAAACAATGAAAGGCAAGAGTTTCTTTCTCGTTCTCGATGATGTGTGGCGGTCCAATGTGTGGGTGGATTTACTAAGAATTTCATTACATGAAACAGTTGCTGGAGTAATATTGGTAACCACACGAGATGATCAAATTGCCAAGAGAATAGGTGTAGAGCATACCCATCGAGTTGATCTCATGTCAGCAGAGGTGGGGTGGGAGCTACTTTGGAAGAGCATGCACATTGATGACGAGAAAAAAGTGCAGAATTTAAGAAacattgggattgaaattgttcgtAAATGTGGTTGCCTTCCGCTTGCAATCAAGGTTACAGCCAGTGCTTTGGCATGCAAAGATAGTACAGAGAATGAGTGGAAAAGGTTTTTGGGCAGATATATTGGCTCCCAGGACATGCTCTCTGATGAAATAGAAGGAGCTCTGTATCTTAGCTACGATGACTTACCACATCATCTGAAGCAGTGTTTCCTCTATTGTGGTTTGTATGTTGAAGATTCTACCATTCTCCGTCGTGTAATTACCAGGTTATGGATTGCTGAAGGCTTCGTTGAGGAGCAACAAGGCCAAGTATTAGAAGACACAGCAGAAGATTACTACTATGAGCTAATCCATCGTAACCTCCTCCAACCAGATAAGAATAATTTTGACTTGGCTGGATGCAAAATGCATGATCTCTTAAGACAACTTGCTTGTAATATATCAAGAGAAGAATGTTTTGTTGGAGATATTGAATCATTAAGGGGTGAAGATATGTCAAAACTGCGACGTGTCACTGTTGTACCTAAGAAGGATATGCTAGTGTTGCCTAGCATGGATAAGGTAAAAGTTAAGTTGAGGACTTTCATAACTATTCGTGGTCCACATAGAATTGAGGATACATTGTTCAAGAGATTTCTGCTTCTTCGTGTTTTGGTACTGAATTACGCTCTTGTGCAAAGCTTTCCGGATTATATAGGAGAACTGATACATCTACGCCTACTTGATTTAGATTATACTGGCATATCTTGTCTTCCAGAATCCATTGGCTCCCTAAAAAACCTCCAAGTTCTTAGCTTGAGACACTGTAAAGCTCTGCACAGTCTTCCGTTGGCGATGACCCAATTGTGCAATTTAAGATGCTTTTTTCTTATTGGCGCAGACATAAATCATGTTCCAAAAGGGATAGGAAAATTGAAGTTTCTCAATGCTTTACAAGGATTTCCTGTTGGTAATGGAAGTGATAATGCTGATGTACAAGATGGAtgggagttggaagaattgtcttTTGTGTCCCAGATGAGGAGTCTTAATCTGAATAGATTGAAAAATGCGGCACATTGTACTTCAAATACAGTGCTCGCGGACAAAAAACATCTAAAAGTTTTGACACTAGAGTGGACTGAACAAAGAGAGGAAGAATATCAAGAAGAAGACATTTGCAATGCTGAGAGTGTCTTTGAGCAGCTAATACCTCCACGCAATTTGGAACAATTATTTATTAGATTATACTTTGGTCGGCGGTACCCCACCTGGTTTGGTACCACCTATTTGTGTTCACTCGTACACTTGGCCATCAGATATTCACAATCGTGTGTGGATCTTCCACCGCTTGGGCAGCTACCAAACTTGAAATATCTGTTAAttgttggatcatatgcacttaccaAGGTCGGACCTGAATTTGTTGGTTACAGGAATCGTGATCCCATATGCAGTGAGTTAGTTGCTTTTCCTAAACTTGAATGGCTGATCATCAGGGATATGCCCAACTGGGAGGAGTGGTCTTCTTTTGAAGAAGTAGAAGAATTTGCTGTCGATGAAGGGAGAGAGGATGGAGCTGTTGAGACTCGTCCAGAGGATGCCCAATCTGCAAGGTTGTCACTGCTGCCTCGTTTGGTGCTGTTGAGACTCGAAAATTGCTCGAAGCTGAGGACTCTCCCGCGGCAGCTTGGAGAGGACACCACCAACTTGAAGATGCTCAAATTAATTGGAGCAAACAACTTGAAGGCTGTCGAAGATTTCCCACACCTCGCCGACCTCCTCCTTATTGAGAAATGTGAAGGCATGGAGAGGATCTCCAACCTCCCTCAAGTGACGAAACTGCATGTCCATGGTTGTCCAAACTTAAGCCATGTAGAGG
- the LOC119266937 gene encoding disease resistance RPP13-like protein 4 isoform X3, with protein MVTNLVHSFSAFCFVILRNKSPWCFCWISGAEFVCLVATILECLLRSCATKLQNIITNEVILILGVEKELTKVLRRVELIECCLYDAEKRTKELAVNSWLGQLRDVIYEADEILDVVRCKGSKLLPEHPSSSSNKSAAHKVLSVSSSFRNIVPRHDVAVRIRALNKKIEHITKDKIFLTFNSNTQPTGNAPTSKLIRSSDLVEPNFVGKEILYSSRKLVDLVLAHKESKSYKLAIVGTGGVGKTTLAQKIYNDPKIKGSFKKHAWICVSKDYDEIGLLKEVLRNTGVHRKQGETKAELQRKLAETMKGKSFFLVLDDVWRSNVWVDLLRISLHETVAGVILVTTRDDQIAKRIGVEHTHRVDLMSAEVGWELLWKSMHIDDEKKVQNLRNIGIEIVRKCGCLPLAIKVTASALACKDSTENEWKRFLGRYIGSQDMLSDEIEGALYLSYDDLPHHLKQCFLYCGLYVEDSTILRRVITRLWIAEGFVEEQQGQVLEDTAEDYYYELIHRNLLQPDKNNFDLAGCKMHDLLRQLACNISREECFVGDIESLRGEDMSKLRRVTVVPKKDMLVLPSMDKT; from the exons ATGGTAACAAACCTTGTGCATTCATTTTCAGCTTTCTGTTTTGTCATTCTCCGAAACAAGTCGCCCTGGTGTTTTTGTTGGATATCTGGTGCTGAGTTTGTCTGCTTGGTGGCAACCATACTAGAATGTTTGCTTAGATCATGTGCCACTAAGTTGCAAAATATCATTACTAATGAGGTGATACTGATCCTAGGAGTGGAAAAAGAACTCACAAAAGTATTGCGACGAGTAGAATTAATAGAGTGTTGTTTATATGATGCTGAGAAAAGGACAAAAGAGCTAGCAGTTAACAGTTGGCTTGGTCAACTGAGAGATGTTATATATGAAGCTGATGAAATCTTGGACGTGGTTAGATGTAAAGGAAGCAAGCTACTTCCTGAACATCCTTCATCATCGTCAAACAAATCAGCTGCACATAAAGTCCTTTCAGTTTCCTCTAGCTTCCGTAACATCGTGCCACGTCATGATGTTGCTGTTCGGATTAGAGCACTCAACAAGAAGATAGAGCACATTACAAAGGACAAGATATTCTTAACATTCAATAGTAATACACAACCTACTGGAAATGCTCCAACATCTAAACTGATAAGAAGTTCTGACCTTGTTGAGCCTAACTTTGTGGGAAAGGAGATCTTATATTCTAGCAGGAAGTTGGTGGACTTAGTGCTTGCACACAAGGAAAGTAAGTCTTACAAGCTCGCTATTGTTGGAACCGGAGGAGTTGGTAAGACGacactagctcaaaagatatacaatgacccaaaaataaaaggaaGCTTCAAGAAGCATGCATGGATTTGTGTTTCGAAAGACTACGATGAAATTGGTCTTTTGAAAGAGGTTCTTCGTAATACTGGTGTGCATCGTAAGCAAGGTGAAACCAAAGCAGAGTTGCAGAGAAAGCTTGCAGAAACAATGAAAGGCAAGAGTTTCTTTCTCGTTCTCGATGATGTGTGGCGGTCCAATGTGTGGGTGGATTTACTAAGAATTTCATTACATGAAACAGTTGCTGGAGTAATATTGGTAACCACACGAGATGATCAAATTGCCAAGAGAATAGGTGTAGAGCATACCCATCGAGTTGATCTCATGTCAGCAGAGGTGGGGTGGGAGCTACTTTGGAAGAGCATGCACATTGATGACGAGAAAAAAGTGCAGAATTTAAGAAacattgggattgaaattgttcgtAAATGTGGTTGCCTTCCGCTTGCAATCAAGGTTACAGCCAGTGCTTTGGCATGCAAAGATAGTACAGAGAATGAGTGGAAAAGGTTTTTGGGCAGATATATTGGCTCCCAGGACATGCTCTCTGATGAAATAGAAGGAGCTCTGTATCTTAGCTACGATGACTTACCACATCATCTGAAGCAGTGTTTCCTCTATTGTGGTTTGTATGTTGAAGATTCTACCATTCTCCGTCGTGTAATTACCAGGTTATGGATTGCTGAAGGCTTCGTTGAGGAGCAACAAGGCCAAGTATTAGAAGACACAGCAGAAGATTACTACTATGAGCTAATCCATCGTAACCTCCTCCAACCAGATAAGAATAATTTTGACTTGGCTGGATGCAAAATGCATGATCTCTTAAGACAACTTGCTTGTAATATATCAAGAGAAGAATGTTTTGTTGGAGATATTGAATCATTAAGGGGTGAAGATATGTCAAAACTGCGACGTGTCACTGTTGTACCTAAGAAGGATATGCTAGTGTTGCCTAGCATGGATAAG ACATAA
- the LOC119266937 gene encoding putative disease resistance protein RGA4 isoform X2: MVTNLVHSFSAFCFVILRNKSPWCFCWISGAEFVCLVATILECLLRSCATKLQNIITNEVILILGVEKELTKVLRRVELIECCLYDAEKRTKELAVNSWLGQLRDVIYEADEILDVVRCKGSKLLPEHPSSSSNKSAAHKVLSVSSSFRNIVPRHDVAVRIRALNKKIEHITKDKIFLTFNSNTQPTGNAPTSKLIRSSDLVEPNFVGKEILYSSRKLVDLVLAHKESKSYKLAIVGTGGVGKTTLAQKIYNDPKIKGSFKKHAWICVSKDYDEIGLLKEVLRNTGVHRKQGETKAELQRKLAETMKGKSFFLVLDDVWRSNVWVDLLRISLHETVAGVILVTTRDDQIAKRIGVEHTHRVDLMSAEVGWELLWKSMHIDDEKKVQNLRNIGIEIVRKCGCLPLAIKVTASALACKDSTENEWKRFLGRYIGSQDMLSDEIEGALYLSYDDLPHHLKQCFLYCGLYVEDSTILRRVITRLWIAEGFVEEQQGQVLEDTAEDYYYELIHRNLLQPDKNNFDLAGCKMHDLLRQLACNISREECFVGDIESLRGEDMSKLRRVTVVPKKDMLVLPSMDKVKVKLRTFITIRGPHRIEDTLFKRFLLLRVLVLNYALVQSFPDYIGELIHLRLLDLDYTGISCLPESIGSLKNLQVLSLRHCKALHSLPLAMTQLCNLRCFFLIGADINHVPKGIGKLKFLNALQGFPVGNGSDNADVQDGWELEELSFVSQMRSLNLNRLKNAAHCTSNTVLADKKHLKVLTLEWTEQREEEYQEEDICNAESVFEQLIPPRNLEQLFIRLYFGRRYPTWFGTTYLCSLVHLAIRYSQSCVDLPPLGQLPNLKYLLIVGSYALTKGYAQLGGVVFF, encoded by the exons ATGGTAACAAACCTTGTGCATTCATTTTCAGCTTTCTGTTTTGTCATTCTCCGAAACAAGTCGCCCTGGTGTTTTTGTTGGATATCTGGTGCTGAGTTTGTCTGCTTGGTGGCAACCATACTAGAATGTTTGCTTAGATCATGTGCCACTAAGTTGCAAAATATCATTACTAATGAGGTGATACTGATCCTAGGAGTGGAAAAAGAACTCACAAAAGTATTGCGACGAGTAGAATTAATAGAGTGTTGTTTATATGATGCTGAGAAAAGGACAAAAGAGCTAGCAGTTAACAGTTGGCTTGGTCAACTGAGAGATGTTATATATGAAGCTGATGAAATCTTGGACGTGGTTAGATGTAAAGGAAGCAAGCTACTTCCTGAACATCCTTCATCATCGTCAAACAAATCAGCTGCACATAAAGTCCTTTCAGTTTCCTCTAGCTTCCGTAACATCGTGCCACGTCATGATGTTGCTGTTCGGATTAGAGCACTCAACAAGAAGATAGAGCACATTACAAAGGACAAGATATTCTTAACATTCAATAGTAATACACAACCTACTGGAAATGCTCCAACATCTAAACTGATAAGAAGTTCTGACCTTGTTGAGCCTAACTTTGTGGGAAAGGAGATCTTATATTCTAGCAGGAAGTTGGTGGACTTAGTGCTTGCACACAAGGAAAGTAAGTCTTACAAGCTCGCTATTGTTGGAACCGGAGGAGTTGGTAAGACGacactagctcaaaagatatacaatgacccaaaaataaaaggaaGCTTCAAGAAGCATGCATGGATTTGTGTTTCGAAAGACTACGATGAAATTGGTCTTTTGAAAGAGGTTCTTCGTAATACTGGTGTGCATCGTAAGCAAGGTGAAACCAAAGCAGAGTTGCAGAGAAAGCTTGCAGAAACAATGAAAGGCAAGAGTTTCTTTCTCGTTCTCGATGATGTGTGGCGGTCCAATGTGTGGGTGGATTTACTAAGAATTTCATTACATGAAACAGTTGCTGGAGTAATATTGGTAACCACACGAGATGATCAAATTGCCAAGAGAATAGGTGTAGAGCATACCCATCGAGTTGATCTCATGTCAGCAGAGGTGGGGTGGGAGCTACTTTGGAAGAGCATGCACATTGATGACGAGAAAAAAGTGCAGAATTTAAGAAacattgggattgaaattgttcgtAAATGTGGTTGCCTTCCGCTTGCAATCAAGGTTACAGCCAGTGCTTTGGCATGCAAAGATAGTACAGAGAATGAGTGGAAAAGGTTTTTGGGCAGATATATTGGCTCCCAGGACATGCTCTCTGATGAAATAGAAGGAGCTCTGTATCTTAGCTACGATGACTTACCACATCATCTGAAGCAGTGTTTCCTCTATTGTGGTTTGTATGTTGAAGATTCTACCATTCTCCGTCGTGTAATTACCAGGTTATGGATTGCTGAAGGCTTCGTTGAGGAGCAACAAGGCCAAGTATTAGAAGACACAGCAGAAGATTACTACTATGAGCTAATCCATCGTAACCTCCTCCAACCAGATAAGAATAATTTTGACTTGGCTGGATGCAAAATGCATGATCTCTTAAGACAACTTGCTTGTAATATATCAAGAGAAGAATGTTTTGTTGGAGATATTGAATCATTAAGGGGTGAAGATATGTCAAAACTGCGACGTGTCACTGTTGTACCTAAGAAGGATATGCTAGTGTTGCCTAGCATGGATAAGGTAAAAGTTAAGTTGAGGACTTTCATAACTATTCGTGGTCCACATAGAATTGAGGATACATTGTTCAAGAGATTTCTGCTTCTTCGTGTTTTGGTACTGAATTACGCTCTTGTGCAAAGCTTTCCGGATTATATAGGAGAACTGATACATCTACGCCTACTTGATTTAGATTATACTGGCATATCTTGTCTTCCAGAATCCATTGGCTCCCTAAAAAACCTCCAAGTTCTTAGCTTGAGACACTGTAAAGCTCTGCACAGTCTTCCGTTGGCGATGACCCAATTGTGCAATTTAAGATGCTTTTTTCTTATTGGCGCAGACATAAATCATGTTCCAAAAGGGATAGGAAAATTGAAGTTTCTCAATGCTTTACAAGGATTTCCTGTTGGTAATGGAAGTGATAATGCTGATGTACAAGATGGAtgggagttggaagaattgtcttTTGTGTCCCAGATGAGGAGTCTTAATCTGAATAGATTGAAAAATGCGGCACATTGTACTTCAAATACAGTGCTCGCGGACAAAAAACATCTAAAAGTTTTGACACTAGAGTGGACTGAACAAAGAGAGGAAGAATATCAAGAAGAAGACATTTGCAATGCTGAGAGTGTCTTTGAGCAGCTAATACCTCCACGCAATTTGGAACAATTATTTATTAGATTATACTTTGGTCGGCGGTACCCCACCTGGTTTGGTACCACCTATTTGTGTTCACTCGTACACTTGGCCATCAGATATTCACAATCGTGTGTGGATCTTCCACCGCTTGGGCAGCTACCAAACTTGAAATATCTGTTAAttgttggatcatatgcacttaccaAG GGATATGCCCAACTGGGAGGAGTGGTCTTCTTTTGA